One Triplophysa dalaica isolate WHDGS20190420 chromosome 1, ASM1584641v1, whole genome shotgun sequence DNA segment encodes these proteins:
- the slco3a1b gene encoding LOW QUALITY PROTEIN: solute carrier organic anion transporter family member 3A1 (The sequence of the model RefSeq protein was modified relative to this genomic sequence to represent the inferred CDS: inserted 1 base in 1 codon), whose protein sequence is MQVKHSMFAEGSTPDTEPDECQKKTSCFSNIKIFLVSECALMLAQGTVGAYLVSVLTTLERRFNLQSADVGVIASSFEIGNLALILFVSYFGARAHRPRLIGCGGIVMALGALLSALPEFLTHQYEYQSGESRPIGQGRDVCSNTSRPGLSDPSYFCGNRTNTNMMYLMLIGAQMLLGVGATPLQPLGVSYIDDHVRREDSSLYIGILFSTLVFGPACGFILGSLCTKVYVDAAFIDTSTLDITPDDPRWIGAWWGGFIICGLFLFVSSFFMFGFPQSLNEPGEDPRGESEQAMLPAELVQEYEGVKTSDGPDINSGLTCCQHLQVIPKVTKHLLSNPVFTCVILAACMEIGVVAGFAAFLGKYLEQQFNLSTSSANQLLGMTAIPCACLGIFLGGLLVKKLDLSALGAIRLSMIVNIISTACYVSFLFLGCDXGPVAGVTVAYGNESLGSWERGEAECVSGCNCYTSYLSPVCGSNGITYLSACLAGCTKSNLTGCKCISHADGPGTVSPGKCPSPGCQQAFLTFLAVVCACSMIGAMAQTPSVIILIRTVSPELKSYALGVLFLLLRLLGFIPPPLIFGIGIDSTCLLWSSVCGTKGACMLYDNISYRYLYVSIAIFLKSSAFILYAVTWQCLRQNYSKYIKNSEDYLTPSQLFASNLTLDNLGKDIAQNPSSRSKFIYNLEDHAWSENMESAI, encoded by the exons ATGCAGGTGAAACACTCGATGTTCGCGGAGGGAAGCACGCCAGACACTGAGCCAGACGAGTGCCAGAAGAAGACATCATGCTTCTccaacattaaaatattcctGGTTTCAGAATGTGCCTTAATGTTGGCACAGGGCACTGTAGGAGCATATCTG GTAAGTGTCCTCACCACCCTAGAGCGACGCTTCAACTTGCAGAGCGCTGATGTGGGTGTGATTGCCAGCAGCTTTGAGATTGGCAACCTTGCCCTCATCCTATTCGTCAGCTACTTTGGGGCCAGAGCCCATCGACCTCGGCTGATAGGTTGCGGGGGGATCGTAATGGCGTTGGGAGCCCTCCTGTCCGCGCTACCAGAGTTTTTGACCCACCAGTATGAATATCAGTCTGGAGAGTCGCGACCTATAGGACAGGGAAGGGATGTGTGCTCCAATACTAGTCGACCGGGACTGTCCGATCCTAGTTACTTCTGTGGGAATAGAACCAACACCAACATGATGTATCTGATGCTGATCGGGGCTCAGATGCTTCTGGGAGTCGGGGCAACACCTCTTCAGCCGCTGGGTGTGTCGTACATTGATGATCACGTCAGGCGAGAAGACTCGTCCCTTTATATTG GTATCTTATTCTCAACATTGGTCTTTGGACCAGCATGTGGTTTCATTCTTGGCTCTCTCTGCACCAAAGTTTATGTAGATGCAGCCTTCATTGACACAT CCACGCTGGACATTACTCCCGATGACCCGCGCTGGATCGGCGCCTGGTGGGGTGGCTTTATCATCTGTGGCCTTTTCCTCTTCGTCTCCTCGTTTTTCATGTTTGGCTTCCCGCAGTCGCTGAACGAGCCTGGGGAAGATCCAAGGGGTGAGAGTGAACAGGCCATGCTGCCCGCTGAGCTGGTGCAGGAATATGAAGGAGTCAAAACCTCAGATGGCCCCGATATCAACTCTGGCCTCACCTGCTGCCAGCACCTGCAGG TTATCCCTAAGGTGACTAAGCATCTGCTGTCCAACCCAGTTTTCACCTGTGTCATTCTTGCGGCCTGTATGGAAATCGGTGTGGTGGCAGGATTTGCTGCCTTTCTGGGAAAATATCTCGAACAGCAGTTCAACCTCTCAACCTCCTCCGCCAATCAGCTTCtag GGATGACAGCAATCCCCTGTGCTTGTTTGGGTATTTTTCTGGGAGGGCTCCTGGTGAAAAAGTTGGATCTGTCAGCGTTAGGGGCTATCCGCCTCTCAATGATAGTAAATATCATCTCTACTGCTTGCTACGTCTCCTTCCTTTTCCTTGGCTGTG ACGGCCCAGTCGCCGGGGTTACTGTTGCCTATGGCAACGA GAGTCTGGGGTCATGGGAGCGGGGCGAGGCTGAGTGTGTGTCAGGTTGTAATTGTTACACATCTTATCTAAGCCCCGTCTGCGGCTCCAACGGCATCACCTACCTCTCAGCCTGTCTGGCTGGCTGCACTAAATCT AATCTGACAGGATGTAAGTGCATCAGCCATGCAGATGGGCCGGGCACAGTTTCACCAGGAAAGTGTCCAAGCCCTGGCTGTCAGCAGGCCTTCCTTACGTTTCTTGCAGTCGTGTGCGCGTGCAGCATGATCGGAGCCATGGCCCAGACTCCATCCGTCATCATTCTGATCAG AACCGTAAGCCCAGAGCTGAAGTCATATGCTCTAGGAGTTCTCTTTCTGCTGCTCCGGTTGTTAG GTTTCATTCCCCCACCTCTGATCTTTGGCATTGGGATCGACTCCACCTGCCTACTGTGGAGCTCTGTTTGCGGCACAAAGGGAGCCTGCATGCTTTACGACAACATCTCGTACCGCTACCTTTACGTCAGCATCGCCATTTTCCTCAAATCCAGCGCCTTCATTCTCTATGCTGTCACTTGGCAGTGTCTGCGTCAGAATTACTCcaagtacattaaaaacagtGAGGATTATCTGACACCAAGCCAACTGTTCGCCTCCAACCTCACGCTGGACAACCTGGGCAAGGACATCGCACAGAACCCTTCCAGTCGTTCCAAGTTCATTTACAACCTAGAGGACCACGCCTGGAGTGAGAACATGGAGTCAGCCATATAG
- the gnrhr2 gene encoding gonadotropin releasing hormone receptor 2 isoform X1 produces MNSTYHSEDTSLLNFTCSYDASNCNTNHTENHHHLPRFTTAAQVRVTVTIILCALSACCNLAVLYSANHNRRKQSHVRVIITNLAVADLLVTFVVMPLDAAWNITVQWLAGDVACRSLMFLKLLAMYSCAFMTVVISLDRQAAILNPLSINQARRRNKVLLSVAWTMSIVLSLPQVFVFHVVVIDFPEQFIQCTTHGSFSSRWQETLYNMLTFTFLFLIPLLIMISCYTRILFEISKKMKDNLVSNRVQLRRSKNNIPKARMRTLKMSVVIVLSFTVCWTPYYMLGLWYWFYPAGLEETVSQSLSHMLFVFGLLNACLDPIIYGLFTIPLCRGKRQRRHDSNMVTLELENTNNSLMTSLRCSASSFTLKRLAVQHTSREMLELEEEPCKKMTGADSGIVINVCVFFFL; encoded by the exons ATGAACTCAACGTATCACAGCGAGGACACTTCTCTCCTGAACTTCACATGTAGTTATGATGCGAGTAACTGCAACACAAACCACACAGAAAATCACCATCATCTGCCGCGCTTCACCACCGCGGCTCAGGTCCGAGTCACCGTCACCATCATCCTGTGCGCACTGTCTGCCTGCTGCAACCTCGCCGTGCTTTACTCGGCCAACCATAACCGCAGAAAACAATCACACGTCCGTGTCATCATTACCAATCTGGCTGTTGCGGATTTACTGGTCACGTTTGTCGTCATGCCGCTGGATGCCGCGTGGAATATAACGGTGCAGTGGCTCGCGGGAGATGTCGCGTGTCGATCACTGATGTTCCTCAAACTCTTGGCCATGTACTCCTGCGCTTTCATGACCGTGGTGATAAGTTTGGACCGACAGGCTGCTATTCTAAATCCTCTTTCCATCAACCAAGCTAGGAGGAGGAATAAAGTTCTGCTGAGTGTGGCATGGACCATGAGTATCGTGTTGTCCTTGCCACAG GTGTTTGTTTTCCACGTGGTGGTGATTGATTTCCCCGAGCAGTTTATCCAGTGCACAACCCACGGCAGTTTCAGCTCACGGTGGCAGGAGACTCTTTACAACATGCTTACCTTCACCTTTCTCTTCCTCATACCCCTCCTAATCATGATCTCTTGCTACACCAGGATACTGTTTGAGATCTCCAAGAAAATGAAAGACAACT TGGTTTCGAACAGAGTCCAGCTGCGCAGGTCAAAGAACAACATCCCAAAGGCACGTATGCGTACGCTGAAGATGAGCGTGGTCATTGTCCTGTCATTCACGGTGTGTTGGACACCCTACTACATGCTTGGTCTTTGGTACTGGTTCTATCCTGCTGGACTGGAGGAAACCGTGTCGCAATCCCTCTCACACATGCTCTTTGTCTTTGGGTTGTTAAACGCATGTTTGGACCCCATCATCTACGGTCTCTTCACCATTCCACTGTGTAGAGGCAAGAGGCAACGACGGCATGACAGTAACATGGTCACCTTAGAGCTAGAGAACACTAATAACTCTCTGATGACTTCCCTCAGATGCTCTGCCTCCTCTTTCACCTTAAAAAGACTGGCAGTTCAGCACACTTCTAGGGAAATGCTAGAATTAGAAGAAGAGCCATGTAAAAAGATGACTGGGGCAGATTCTGGTATAGTAATAAATGtttgcgtgtttttttttttatga
- the gnrhr2 gene encoding gonadotropin releasing hormone receptor 2 isoform X2: MNSTYHSEDTSLLNFTCSYDASNCNTNHTENHHHLPRFTTAAQVRVTVTIILCALSACCNLAVLYSANHNRRKQSHVRVIITNLAVADLLVTFVVMPLDAAWNITVQWLAGDVACRSLMFLKLLAMYSCAFMTVVISLDRQAAILNPLSINQARRRNKVLLSVAWTMSIVLSLPQVFVFHVVVIDFPEQFIQCTTHGSFSSRWQETLYNMLTFTFLFLIPLLIMISCYTRILFEISKKMKDNCYFFLSL; encoded by the exons ATGAACTCAACGTATCACAGCGAGGACACTTCTCTCCTGAACTTCACATGTAGTTATGATGCGAGTAACTGCAACACAAACCACACAGAAAATCACCATCATCTGCCGCGCTTCACCACCGCGGCTCAGGTCCGAGTCACCGTCACCATCATCCTGTGCGCACTGTCTGCCTGCTGCAACCTCGCCGTGCTTTACTCGGCCAACCATAACCGCAGAAAACAATCACACGTCCGTGTCATCATTACCAATCTGGCTGTTGCGGATTTACTGGTCACGTTTGTCGTCATGCCGCTGGATGCCGCGTGGAATATAACGGTGCAGTGGCTCGCGGGAGATGTCGCGTGTCGATCACTGATGTTCCTCAAACTCTTGGCCATGTACTCCTGCGCTTTCATGACCGTGGTGATAAGTTTGGACCGACAGGCTGCTATTCTAAATCCTCTTTCCATCAACCAAGCTAGGAGGAGGAATAAAGTTCTGCTGAGTGTGGCATGGACCATGAGTATCGTGTTGTCCTTGCCACAG GTGTTTGTTTTCCACGTGGTGGTGATTGATTTCCCCGAGCAGTTTATCCAGTGCACAACCCACGGCAGTTTCAGCTCACGGTGGCAGGAGACTCTTTACAACATGCTTACCTTCACCTTTCTCTTCCTCATACCCCTCCTAATCATGATCTCTTGCTACACCAGGATACTGTTTGAGATCTCCAAGAAAATGAAAGACAACT GCTActtctttttgtctttgtga